The DNA window ATAAACTCTAACAATAAAATGGACCATATTAGACAATGTATGCCTAAATCGTATTGTGAAGCTAAAATCAAATATCGAAGCATCAACCGACTATGCACTGCCATTCCATATCCAAAATTGACTCCCGTAACACTGGCAAACTCCAGGTTAATTAGATGAGCTACGGGACACGGTTGCTTAAGAACAGCAGCATATGAGCCACAAATCAAAGAATATTATCACCGAAAGGTCAGGTAACTGGTACATGACTATTCGAGATGCCGCAGGGCAACTAGATAATCATCCCTGCAAGTGTCAAGGCAGTGCTAATTCAGCAAGGCAACATCAGTAACCAAAGATACACCCCTGCAATGATAAGAACAATCCATAAACAAGAAGAAGCATAACTAGCATGCGTATTGAACAGCAACATAAAGCTTAATCAGCAGACAAATCATAAAACATAAATGAGTCTTAGACCCAGAACTTATTTGGATCACAAAGATTAGCACATTCCGTTCCAAGACATCCAGACTAAATATTACCAAAAGTAGCAGATAACATAATTCCCCATACCATCATTCCAGTTTAATGTAACACAGAGCGGATGCCTGGGCAACTAAAGGGGTAAAATTGGAGTGACAGATCACCGGCCGAACCCGGCAGCGTTGAGGCCGAGCAGCATCCGGCCATTGTCCCCAGCAGGAACGTATGCAACATTAGGAGAACGGGCCAGCTCGGCAGCAATCTCCCTGGCCGCCTCGATCCTCCTCAGCTCAATCAGCCCTgtcccagcggcggcggtggcctcagAAATGAGCCGCGCGGACTCACTCTCTCCCTCCGCGCGCACGATGGCCGCGCGCCTCTCCTGCTCAGCCTTGGCCACGAGGAACTTGGAGCGCTCGGCCTCCTGCTGCGCCACCTGCTTCTTCTCGACGGCCTGCGAGAACTCGATGCCGTAGGAGAGGTGGGTGATGGCGACGTCGTCGAGGATGATGTTGAACTCGCGGGCGCGGCGGATGAGGGCGTCGCGGACGAGGGCTGAGACGTGGGGCCGCTCGGTGAGGAGCTGGTCGGCGTTGAACTGCGCGACGACGGCCTTGAGCACCTCGTTGCCGATGGAGGGGAGCACCTTGTCGTCGTACTCGAGGCCGAGGGAGGTGAAGATGGTGGGGAGGTGCACGACGTCggggcgggagaggaggcggagggtgaGGTTGACCATCTGCAGGTCCTTGGtgccggagttggaggagaagtTGTGGGGGCGCGTGCGGATGTCGAAGACGAAGGGCTTCTGGAGCCACGGCACGAGGAAGTGGGTCCCCTCGCCGACGGTCTCCGGGAGCACCCCGCGGAACCGGTCGAAGATgacggcgcgctcgccgccgtcgacggtgTAGAGCGACGCCGACAGGAGGGAGGCCGCGGCgccgagccccgccgccgccttggcgaTGTTGGTCAGGAACGACACCGCCGCGGgaccgccggccatggcgctcTCTCGTCttccgggggcggcggcgcggagggatAAACCCtagcagagagagagattgagagagaagTGGGGGATTTGGTCTCGCCGCCGCTTGGGGGGTGGGGAGGATGGGTGTGGATCTGATGAGGAGTGTGTTTTTAGTGGGTTTTGTGGGGAGGGGTTTATTTCTTGGGAGAGAAGAAGGTGCGGCCGGTCcgagtgtatgacaggtggtGGCCCATTGTCTTTTTCTTGGTTTGGAgcagaagaaagaaaatttgCCGTCTTGTGTTTCGACCAGAACGGGCCGTGCGAAATTCGAAGACCGTGTAATGGGCTCGTATTTGGACCAGAACGGCCGTTATAAATGGGCTCAAGCTCGCTGAAAGGCCCAAGCCTTTCACGGTTTC is part of the Oryza glaberrima chromosome 4, OglaRS2, whole genome shotgun sequence genome and encodes:
- the LOC127772306 gene encoding prohibitin-3, mitochondrial-like — translated: MAGGPAAVSFLTNIAKAAAGLGAAASLLSASLYTVDGGERAVIFDRFRGVLPETVGEGTHFLVPWLQKPFVFDIRTRPHNFSSNSGTKDLQMVNLTLRLLSRPDVVHLPTIFTSLGLEYDDKVLPSIGNEVLKAVVAQFNADQLLTERPHVSALVRDALIRRAREFNIILDDVAITHLSYGIEFSQAVEKKQVAQQEAERSKFLVAKAEQERRAAIVRAEGESESARLISEATAAAGTGLIELRRIEAAREIAAELARSPNVAYVPAGDNGRMLLGLNAAGFGR